In Saprospiraceae bacterium, a genomic segment contains:
- a CDS encoding cystathionine gamma-synthase → MKFNTKVIHAGVHPDPSTGAIMTPIFQTSTYVQEGPGNHKGFEYARTQNPTRQVLEENLAALENGYGGICFGSGLAAMDAVIKLLKSGDEVIATNDLYGGSYRQLVRIFEPLGISSKYISMFDPNELSKCITDKTKLIWVETPTNPLLSIVDIRAICKIAHEKGLLVCVDNTFASPYLQNPIDLGADLVLHSATKYLGGHSDVVHGAVITKTRELFEKMKFIQNATGAVPGPMDCFLILRGIKTLHVRVERACQNAVKIADFLLKHPKVSRVLYPGFPTHPNHDIAKSQMRGFGAMVSFDLKSGSLEDALLVLASTKIFACAESLGGVESLIGHPASMTHASIPREDRIANGLTDTLIRLSVGIEDAEDLVEDLSQALGY, encoded by the coding sequence CAATACCAAAGTGATCCACGCAGGTGTCCATCCGGATCCTTCAACCGGGGCTATCATGACTCCTATTTTTCAAACATCAACTTACGTACAGGAGGGTCCTGGCAATCACAAAGGATTTGAATATGCCAGAACACAAAATCCAACCCGGCAAGTATTGGAAGAAAATCTCGCAGCATTGGAAAACGGATATGGAGGAATTTGTTTTGGCAGTGGATTGGCAGCAATGGATGCAGTTATCAAATTGTTGAAAAGCGGAGATGAAGTTATTGCTACAAATGATCTCTACGGAGGTTCTTACAGGCAGCTGGTTAGAATTTTTGAACCCCTTGGCATCAGCAGTAAATATATTTCGATGTTTGACCCGAATGAACTTTCAAAATGTATTACTGACAAAACGAAACTCATCTGGGTGGAGACCCCTACAAATCCTCTATTGAGCATCGTTGATATTCGTGCCATCTGCAAAATAGCCCATGAGAAAGGACTTTTGGTTTGTGTCGATAATACATTTGCTTCCCCCTATTTACAAAACCCTATCGATTTAGGTGCCGATTTGGTATTACATTCCGCAACGAAGTATCTGGGTGGACATTCAGATGTAGTGCATGGTGCCGTTATAACGAAGACCCGGGAACTTTTTGAAAAAATGAAATTCATTCAGAATGCGACAGGGGCGGTACCGGGACCAATGGATTGTTTTTTAATTCTACGTGGGATCAAAACCTTACATGTTCGGGTAGAACGTGCTTGTCAGAATGCGGTTAAAATTGCAGACTTCCTGCTTAAGCACCCAAAAGTTTCCAGGGTTTTGTATCCTGGTTTTCCTACACACCCCAACCATGATATTGCGAAATCGCAAATGCGGGGATTTGGTGCAATGGTTTCTTTTGATTTAAAAAGTGGTTCTTTAGAGGATGCTTTGTTGGTTTTAGCATCCACAAAAATCTTTGCTTGTGCAGAATCTTTAGGGGGTGTTGAATCATTGATTGGTCACCCAGCCAGTATGACACATGCCTCCATTCCTCGAGAAGATCGAATTGCCAACGGACTTACAGATACCTTAATTCGCCTCAGTGTGGGAATTGAAGACGCAGAGGATCTCGTAGAGGATTTAAGTCAGGCACTCGGATATTAG
- a CDS encoding succinate dehydrogenase cytochrome b subunit — MIWLFNFLFRSSIGRKVVMSLSGLFLILFLVVHLLGNFQLLADDGGMQFNQYTRFMTHNPLIKTISYILYFTILLHSVQGILLALENRKAKGKSYKVPSNADVSLFSKYMAHLGIIIFIFLLIHMYQFWLQMKLGNVTMVNYPNSEVAYQDLYVMVMATFNNLPFVIFYVISMLILGMHLWHGFQSAFQTLGLNHQKYNPLIRYAGMAYAILVSLGFAVIPIIIYLSQA; from the coding sequence ATGATTTGGTTATTCAATTTTCTGTTCCGTTCCTCCATCGGGAGAAAAGTGGTCATGAGTTTATCCGGATTGTTTCTCATCTTGTTTTTAGTGGTCCACTTGTTAGGTAATTTTCAATTGCTGGCTGATGATGGTGGGATGCAATTCAATCAATATACCCGATTCATGACGCATAATCCGCTCATCAAAACCATTTCCTATATTTTATATTTTACCATTTTACTTCATAGCGTACAAGGTATTTTATTGGCCCTGGAAAACCGAAAGGCGAAAGGTAAATCTTACAAAGTACCTTCAAACGCTGATGTTTCCCTTTTTTCAAAATACATGGCACATTTGGGAATTATCATTTTCATCTTTTTATTAATCCATATGTACCAATTTTGGTTGCAAATGAAACTCGGAAATGTAACAATGGTAAATTATCCGAATTCGGAAGTGGCTTATCAGGATCTTTATGTAATGGTTATGGCCACTTTCAATAATTTGCCCTTTGTAATATTTTATGTGATAAGTATGCTCATTCTTGGGATGCATTTGTGGCACGGTTTCCAATCCGCATTTCAAACATTGGGTTTGAATCATCAAAAATATAATCCGCTGATCCGTTATGCCGGTATGGCTTACGCCATCCTGGTATCCTTGGGATTTGCTGTCATTCCGATCATCATTTATTTAAGCCAAGCTTGA